In the Wyeomyia smithii strain HCP4-BCI-WySm-NY-G18 chromosome 2, ASM2978416v1, whole genome shotgun sequence genome, one interval contains:
- the LOC129726010 gene encoding IQ motif and SEC7 domain-containing protein 3 isoform X2, whose translation MYNSNNNQPERTTVSLTDEATDDGSSGGDNNQPEFQCDCVCSCCCQCYPAENGNPKEVTTVAAVVTDITAAVAAAAASQNSFPGNNDNNNEVMYNIRRASSQDPLVRRRRRKRRGKSGNVEQLLLASSSSAEASTAAQSSLVNGLQNRRNSAYCVCKLEIKFVWYELSQDLLDKQIELLERKYGGVKARNAALTIQRAFRHYTMVKKFASITAMAKAEKRMSRRVQHQQQQQQQAELELLAQQQQLQGHLPSEEVQLYEDGSLVAGGQRVCATISATPPGTLHHRVTPVRSMSLRERRMDSSPIPRSQSGTASPAPPANNSWSQGQLTTTVSVGSQQQYSHPHVNILHQQQQQQQQQNYYNNAVVNASTYQSQYGSQDLNISGGSSVLDSTISSMNLSWNSGSGAAIVATAGSAHQSPYTPHYTAAQIYMRPRGIGIGSSGGSSGSAGSACSASRKVPPEVPKRTSSITSAQHTPNRSLRPNGLCKTAENGSLSSVQSSGSDSSASAERIQGVGELGSDRSSSPQWKRKGPGSSSGSASGIQITAQSPDHMIGAASAVASSGVGSATSVNVTIGGSMENECLSSHTSAAQYSMEQHDQIVHTPTSYKVSETIRKRQYRVGLNLFNKKPEKGITYLIRKGFLENTPQGVARFLISRKGLSRQMIGEYLGNLQNPFNMAVLDCFAGELDLSGMQVDVALRKFQGYFRMPGEAQKIERLMEVFSARYCQCNSDIVARLRSHDTVFVLAFAIIMLNTDLHTPNLKPERRMRCDDFIKNLRGIDDCHDIDRDMLMGIYERVKANEFKPGSDHVTQVMKVQATIVGKKPNLALPHRRLVCYCRLYEIPDINKKERPGVHQREVFLFNDLLVITKIFSKKKSSVTYTFRNSYPLCGMVVTLLDVPNYPYCIRLSQKVDGKVLVTFNARNEHDRCKFAEDLRESISEMDEMETLRIEAELERQKSARGQRSGNSENRDSGVADVEVCAGQYHHHHLHQGSGGGPNGTGVLGGGVSPSDCGIAHTHSEAQLKRSALSNSLLDMHEQFGNEKPQRRGSVGSLDSGMSISFQSTSASTGSRSDIKVRMLPHSNTSGQIIMHAGQHPTALMGAIYHQQILQQPPQQQAAPVQTQTTAAAVPVNPGQLTPAPPQQTRRERKLSRSEDAAAAAAATAGPNYGRSTEV comes from the exons ATGTACAATAGCAACAATAACCAGCCCGAACGGACCACCGTTAGTCTGACGGACGAGGCCACCGATGATGGCTCCTCCGGTGGTGACAACAATCAACCGGAATTTCAGTGCGATTGTGTCTGCTCATGCTGCTGTCAGTGCTATCCGGCCGAAAATGGAAACCCGAAGGAGGTCACCACTGTTGCTGCTGTCGTTACTGATattactgctgctgttgctgctgccgcTGCAAGCCAGAATTCCTTTCCGGGAAACAACGATAACAACAATGAGGTGATGTACAATATTCGTCGCGCCAGCTCGCAGGATCCGCTGGTGCGGCGTCGGCGGCGAAAACGGCGCGGCAAATCGGGAAATGTCGAACAACTGTTGCTGGCCAGTAGCAGCAGCGCCGAAGCCAGCACGGCAGCACAGTCCAGTCTAGTCAACGGTTTACAGAACCGTCGCAACTCGGCCTATTGCGTGTGCAAACTTGAGATTAAATTCGTATG GTATGAGCTGTCGCAGGATCTGTTGGACAAGCAGATCGAGCTGTTGGAGCGAAAATACGGCGGCGTCAAGGCACGTAACGCAGCCCTCACGATCCAGCGGGCCTTCCGGCATTACACGATGGTGAAGAAGTTTGCCTCGATTACCGCGATGGCCAAGGCGGAGAAACGCATGAGCCGGCGGGtccagcatcagcagcagcaacagcaacaagcgGAACTGGAATTACTGGCACAGCAGCAGCAACTGCAGGGCCATCTACCATCGGAAGAGGTTCAACTGTACGAGGATGGTAGCCTCGTGGCCGGCGGTCAGCGTGTTTGTGCCAC AATTTCCGCAACCCCACCGGGAACCCTGCACCACCGGGTGACCCCGGTCCGCAGCATGTCTCTGCGCGAGCGCCGCATGGACTCGAGCCCGATTCCGCGCAGTCAGTCTGGCACTGCCTCGCCTGCCCCACCTGCCAACAACTCCTGGTCCCAGGGCCAGCTGACCACGACGGTTTCGGTTGGCAGCCAGCAGCAATACTCTCACCCACATGTGAATATTCtgcaccagcagcagcaacaacagcagcagcaaaacTACTACAACAACGCCGTTGTGAACGCATCCACCTACCAAAGCCAATACGGATCGCAAGATCTGAACATTAGCGGTGGCAGTTCCGTACTAGATTCGACCATTTCGTCGATGAACCTCTCGTGGAATTCCGGTTCCGGAGCGGCCATTGTTGCCACTGCCGGCAGTGCACACCAAAGCCCGTACACACCGCACTATACGGCCGCTCAGATCTACATGCGCCCGCGTGGAATTGGCATCGGAAGCTCCGGTGGCAGCTCCGGATCGGCGGGCAGTGCTTGCAGTGCCAGTCGAAAAGTGCCACCCGAAGTACCAAAGAGAACATCCAGCATCACTTCCGCGCAGCACACCCCGAACCGTTCGCTAAGGCCCAACGGTCTgtgtaaaacagccgaaaatggttcACTCAGTTCAGTACAATCCTCCGGAAGCGATTCGTCGGCCTCGGCCGAGCGGATACAAGGTGTCGGCGAATTGGGCTCAGACCGTTCCAGCTCACCCCAGTGGAAGCGAAAGGGTCCCGGCAGTAGCAGCGGAAGTGCCAGCGGAATCCAGATAACCGCTCAAAGTCCCGATCACATGATTGGAGCTGCCAGTGCCGTCGCTAGCAGCGGTGTTGGGTCAGCTACAAGTGTAAACGTTACGATTGGTGGCAGCATGGAAAACGAATGTTTGAGCTCCCATACAAGCGCCGCGCAGTATTCGATGGAACAGCACGATCAAATCGTACACACGCCCACCAGCTACAAAGTTTCCGAAACGATCCGGAAGCGACAATACCGGGTGGGACTGAATCTGTTCAACAAAAAGCCCGAAAAAG GTATCACCTATCTGATTCGCAAAGGCTTCCTGGAAAACACTCCGCAGGGCGTCGCCCGCTTCCTCATCTCGCGGAAAGGTCTCTCACGGCAGATGATTGGCGAGTACCTGGGCAATCTGCAGAACCCCTTCAACATGGCCGTGCTGGACTGCTTCGCCGGCGAGCTGGATCTCTCCGGTATGCAGGTGGACGTTGCGCTGCGCAAGTTCCAGGGTTACTTCCGGATGCCGGGTGAGGCGCAGAAAATCGAACGGCTGATGGAGGTCTTCTCGGCCCGGTACTGCCAGTGCAACAGTGATATTGTGGCGCGACTGCGTTCGCACGACACCGTCTTTGTGCTTGCCTTCGCCATCATCATGCTCAACACGGATCTTCACACGCCAAATCTGAAGCCGGAGCGGCGGATGCGGTGTGATGACTTTATCAAGAATCTGCGCGGAATCGATGATTGCCATGACATCGATCGGGACATGTTGATGGGAATCTACGAGCGAGTTAAGGCGAACGAGTTCAAACCGGGTTCGGATCACGTGACGCAGGTCATGAAGGTGCAGGCAACGATCGTAGGTAAAAAACCGAACCTTGCGCTGCCCCACCGGCGGTTAGTCTGCTACTGTCGGTTGTACGAGATCCCGGATATCAACAAAAAGGAACGACCTGGCGTTCATCAGCGCGAAGTGTTTCTGTTCAACGATCTACTCGTGATAACGAAGATATTCAGCAAGAAAAAGAGCTCCGTTACGTACACCTTCAGGAATAGCTATCCGCTGTGCGGAATGGTCGTCACGCTGCTCGATGTGCCGA ATTACCCATACTGCATCCGACTGTCGCAGAAGGTTGACGGAAAGGTGCTGGTCACGTTCAACGCCCGCAACGAGCACGACCGGTGTAAGTTCGCGGAGGACCTGCGGGAGTCGATCAGCGAGATGGACGAAATGGAAACGCTCCGCATCGAAGCCGAACTCGAGCGACAAAAATCGGCCCGCGGACAGCGCAGCGGAAACAGTGAAAACCGCGACAGTGGCGTCGCCGACGTCGAAGTCTGTGCCGGTCAGTATCACCATCACCATCTGCACCAGGGCAGCGGCGGTGGTCCGAACGGGACCGGCGTGCTCGGGGGCGGTGTCTCACCGAGCGATTGCGGAATTGCACACACACATAGCGAAGCACAGTTGAAGCGAAGCGCTCTTAGCAATTCACTCTTAGATATGCACGAACAAT TTGGCAATGAGAAGCCCCAGCGGCGCGGTAGTGTTGGCTCGCTAGATAGCGGAATGTCAATCTCATTTCAATCCACCTCCGCGAGCACTGGTTCGCGCAGCGACATCAAGGTACGAATGCTGCCCCACAGCAACACATCCGGTCAGATCATAATGCATGCCGGTCAGCATCCGACCGCCCTGATGGGTGCCATCTATCATCAGCAAATTCTGCAACAGCCGCCGCAACAGCAGGCGGCGCCAGTGCAGACACAAACCACGGCGGCGGCGGTGCCTGTAAATCCTGGCCAGTTGACGCCTGCTCCACCGCAGCAGACACGCAGGGAGCGCAAGCTGTCCCGCTCGGAAGATGCGGCCGCTGCCGCTGCTGCTACAGCTGGTCCCAATTATGGACGCTCGACGGAAGTTTAA